A genome region from Paracoccus stylophorae includes the following:
- the ccoP gene encoding cytochrome-c oxidase, cbb3-type subunit III, which translates to MSVKDRDPLTGHKTTGHEWNGITELNTRVPRSIWFFVIVTHLWALIVWILLPTWPLVTTYTKGILGVDQRQEVEEAVIAANQARSDWAQQIDELDAEQIMAEPALSARVRATGHQLFGDNCAGCHGRDAAGGPGFPSLIDDAWLWGGDTDTIMETLRVGINAPHPETRYAEMMAFGRNGILDREQIRVVADYVQSLSGAQVAPARLEQGAQIFADNCASCHGEDGTGSTDLGAPNLTDDFWIYGGDDQSLFTTIHDGRAGWMPAWEGRLTLTERKILAVYLQQLHQEARQ; encoded by the coding sequence ATGTCGGTAAAGGATCGCGACCCGCTGACCGGCCACAAGACGACCGGGCACGAATGGAACGGCATCACCGAACTGAATACGCGCGTGCCCCGCTCGATCTGGTTCTTTGTGATCGTCACCCATCTGTGGGCGCTGATCGTCTGGATCCTGCTGCCGACCTGGCCTCTGGTGACGACCTATACCAAGGGCATTCTGGGCGTCGATCAGCGGCAGGAGGTCGAGGAAGCCGTGATCGCGGCCAATCAGGCGCGGTCGGACTGGGCACAACAGATCGACGAGCTGGATGCCGAACAGATCATGGCCGAACCGGCGCTGTCGGCGCGGGTGCGGGCGACCGGGCACCAGCTGTTCGGCGACAACTGTGCCGGCTGTCACGGCCGCGACGCGGCAGGCGGGCCGGGCTTTCCCAGCCTGATCGACGATGCGTGGCTGTGGGGCGGCGACACCGACACGATCATGGAAACGCTGCGGGTGGGCATCAACGCGCCCCATCCCGAAACCCGTTACGCCGAGATGATGGCCTTCGGCCGCAACGGCATTCTGGACCGCGAGCAGATCCGCGTCGTGGCCGATTACGTCCAAAGCCTGTCGGGCGCGCAGGTCGCGCCGGCCCGGCTGGAACAGGGCGCCCAGATTTTCGCCGACAACTGCGCAAGCTGTCATGGCGAGGACGGGACGGGCAGCACCGATCTGGGCGCCCCGAACCTGACCGACGATTTCTGGATCTATGGCGGCGACGACCAGTCGCTGTTCACCACCATCCATGACGGCCGCGCCGGCTGGATGCCCGCATGGGAAGGCCGGCTGACCCTGACCGAACGCAAGATCCTTGCCGTCTATCTTCAGCAACTGCATCAGGAGGCGCGACAGTGA
- a CDS encoding response regulator transcription factor, with protein sequence MLDILMIEDEPNIAEAVRFILGRDGWNLSLHADGQGGIEAIRRHRPRLVILDLMLPHRSGAEILADLRQEDDAGLAATPVLMLTARGQTTDGAAQADAVLAKPFANDELRAVVRRMLA encoded by the coding sequence ATGCTGGACATCCTGATGATCGAGGACGAACCGAACATCGCCGAGGCCGTGCGCTTCATCCTCGGCCGCGACGGCTGGAACCTGTCGCTGCACGCCGACGGTCAGGGCGGGATCGAGGCGATCCGCCGCCATCGTCCGCGGCTGGTGATCCTTGATCTGATGCTGCCGCACCGGTCCGGCGCCGAGATCCTGGCCGATCTGCGGCAAGAGGACGATGCCGGGCTGGCCGCGACGCCGGTCCTGATGCTGACCGCGCGCGGGCAGACGACCGACGGCGCGGCGCAGGCGGATGCGGTGCTGGCCAAGCCGTTTGCCAATGACGAACTGCGCGCGGTCGTGCGCCGGATGCTGGCGTGA
- a CDS encoding MarC family protein yields MDMAPYITAFVTLFVVIDPIGLAPIFIALTPGRTAVQRNRIGLRAVVIAAILLTLFGLAGEAILHGIGISISAFRIAGGILLLLTALDMLFERRTERREGQAHDDTVDDDPSVFPLATPLLAGPGSLATMILLAGQQPGWAHLVMIHLVMLSVLAIAIVLFHLATPIAGVLGRTGTMVVTRLLGMLLAALSVQFVIDGLKGSGLF; encoded by the coding sequence ATGGACATGGCCCCCTATATCACCGCCTTCGTGACGCTGTTCGTGGTGATCGACCCGATCGGCCTTGCGCCGATCTTCATCGCGCTGACCCCCGGTCGCACGGCCGTGCAGCGCAACCGGATCGGGCTGCGCGCGGTCGTCATCGCCGCGATCCTGCTGACCCTGTTCGGGCTGGCCGGCGAGGCGATCCTGCACGGCATCGGCATCTCGATCTCGGCCTTCCGGATCGCGGGCGGCATCCTGTTGCTGCTGACCGCGCTGGACATGCTGTTCGAACGCCGGACCGAGCGGCGCGAGGGGCAGGCCCATGACGACACCGTCGACGACGATCCGTCGGTCTTTCCGCTGGCCACGCCGCTTCTGGCGGGGCCGGGGTCGCTGGCCACGATGATCCTGCTGGCCGGGCAGCAGCCGGGCTGGGCGCATCTGGTGATGATCCATCTGGTGATGCTGTCGGTGCTGGCCATCGCCATCGTGCTGTTCCATCTGGCAACGCCCATCGCGGGCGTGCTGGGGCGGACCGGGACGATGGTCGTCACCCGCCTTCTGGGGATGCTGCTTGCGGCGCTGTCGGTCCAGTTCGTCATCGACGGGCTGAAGGGATCGGGTCTGTTCTGA
- the tatB gene encoding Sec-independent protein translocase protein TatB, which produces MLDIGWTELLLIGIVALIVVGPKDLPHLFHALGRFTAKARGMAREFTSAMEDAAKGSGLDEASNSIRDLKSLTSKKSLGLDALDRAAERFEKWDPKVPDARTKPVRDPAAPAKPAADGETPASPTPTSPTPASTTPDSQTSSGATPDAGDAAALPQGAVGDEAAVAPASAPGTRRLRAVRRSDMKDD; this is translated from the coding sequence ATGTTGGATATCGGCTGGACCGAGCTGCTGCTGATCGGCATCGTGGCGCTGATCGTCGTCGGTCCCAAGGATCTGCCGCATCTGTTCCATGCGTTGGGCCGGTTCACCGCCAAGGCGCGCGGCATGGCGCGCGAATTCACCTCGGCGATGGAGGATGCGGCCAAGGGATCGGGGCTGGACGAGGCATCCAACAGCATCCGCGACCTGAAATCGCTGACCTCGAAGAAATCCCTGGGGCTGGATGCGCTGGACCGCGCCGCCGAGCGGTTCGAGAAATGGGACCCCAAGGTTCCTGACGCGCGCACCAAGCCGGTCAGGGACCCCGCCGCCCCGGCCAAGCCTGCCGCAGATGGAGAAACCCCGGCCAGCCCGACGCCCACCAGCCCGACCCCTGCCAGCACGACGCCCGACAGTCAGACATCTTCCGGCGCGACGCCAGACGCCGGCGATGCGGCGGCGCTGCCGCAGGGTGCGGTGGGCGACGAGGCTGCGGTCGCGCCCGCATCGGCGCCGGGCACACGGCGTCTGCGCGCGGTGCGTCGCAGCGACATGAAGGACGATTGA
- a CDS encoding retropepsin-like aspartic protease family protein produces the protein MGGDEGMQLAYYVLLLVVIGGAMLFELSGRGGQALRQLVLWVVIFAGAIFAANLWLDGGTRQQIVQGGRIEIPVGRDGHFHLTAQLNGVDVRFLVDTGASSIALAPPDARRIGIDPDSLAYIGRAMTANGEVETAPVTIDELAIGDIVDRNVRAWVIGADLSGSLLGMSYLRTFARVSFEGDLLVLER, from the coding sequence ATGGGCGGCGACGAGGGGATGCAGCTTGCCTATTACGTCCTGCTGCTGGTGGTCATCGGCGGCGCGATGCTGTTCGAGCTGTCGGGCCGCGGGGGTCAGGCGCTGCGGCAACTGGTGCTGTGGGTCGTCATCTTCGCCGGCGCGATCTTTGCCGCCAATCTGTGGCTGGACGGCGGCACGCGCCAGCAGATCGTGCAGGGCGGACGGATCGAGATTCCGGTCGGCCGCGACGGGCATTTCCATCTGACCGCGCAGCTGAACGGCGTCGATGTGCGATTCCTGGTGGATACGGGCGCATCCAGCATCGCCCTGGCGCCGCCCGACGCGCGCCGCATCGGGATCGACCCCGACTCGTTGGCCTATATCGGCCGGGCCATGACCGCCAATGGCGAGGTCGAGACCGCCCCCGTCACCATCGACGAACTGGCCATCGGCGATATCGTGGACCGCAATGTCCGGGCGTGGGTGATCGGCGCGGATCTGAGCGGCTCGCTTCTGGGCATGTCCTATTTGCGGACCTTCGCCCGCGTCAGTTTCGAGGGCGATCTGCTGGTTCTGGAACGCTGA
- a CDS encoding ATP-binding protein, whose amino-acid sequence MPFRALVAGCIAYAVLMFAVAYAADRAAARGRVRWLDHPLIYTLSLSVYCSAWTFYGAVGYATRSGLEFATIYLGPTVVFAGAWWLLRRLVRLARMHHVTSIADLISARFGKSNPLAALITLISVIAATPYIALQLQSVSLSFQVFATEAADGAALQAGSGATALGVAAGLALFTILFGTRNLAADERHHGVVTAIALEAVVKLLAFLALGVFVVWGLADGPADMLARIARSAEDPAIAEGWRLRPDRWTALIVVSGAAVVTLPRMFQVMVVEAADAQRLHVAGWAFPAYLFAMSLFVLPIAVMGRELLPADANPDLFVLTLPASADQGLLAFLVFLGGFSAATSMVVVCAIALSTMISNHWIVPGWLALRRRPSGEETENLRGFVLNARRLSILAVVGAGWVYHEASGGAAALASMGLVAFTGMAQVLPAMLGGLLWRGANRGGAYAGFGAGFALWMILIFLPSIGVGNPPTVSPQVDSLAFSIFVSLTANTLIFIGFSIFAFPDPVERLQGLTFVSAVEPIRHSRTMRGEDRAEPLLAMTRRVWGSDAALRFFQAEAAAQGKSGYLPDLTMDFVTRLERRLAGSIGAATAHAMVERVAGGGALTVSDLLQVADEAQRAKQEAQRLESATTELARTATQLREANDKLTALSVQKDAFLSQISHELRTPMTSVRAFSEILMTPDLSEQDRARFAGIIATEAGRLTRLLDDLLDLSVLESGRAQLSVSVANLHDLISRALDAASATRPERVFTIDRDMPAEHVPVMTDTDRLLQVLINVITNSRKYCDAARPALKIRVQRPASGGAQIDIIDNGSGIEGSRQALIFEKFSRLNDPSRAGGAGLGLAICREIMEVLGGGITYLPGQGGAAFRITLPRRPPAGAAVAQDQAQP is encoded by the coding sequence ATGCCGTTTAGGGCGCTGGTCGCGGGCTGCATCGCCTATGCGGTGCTGATGTTCGCGGTCGCCTATGCGGCCGACCGCGCGGCCGCGCGGGGGCGCGTGCGCTGGCTGGATCATCCGCTGATCTATACGCTGTCGCTGTCGGTCTATTGCTCGGCCTGGACGTTTTACGGCGCGGTCGGTTATGCGACCCGGTCCGGGCTGGAATTCGCGACGATCTATCTGGGACCGACGGTCGTGTTCGCGGGCGCGTGGTGGCTGCTGCGCCGGCTGGTGCGGCTGGCGCGGATGCATCACGTGACCTCGATCGCGGATCTGATCTCGGCCCGGTTCGGCAAGTCGAACCCGCTGGCCGCGCTGATCACCCTGATCTCGGTCATCGCGGCCACGCCCTATATCGCGCTGCAACTGCAATCGGTCAGCCTGTCCTTTCAGGTCTTCGCGACCGAGGCCGCCGATGGCGCCGCGTTGCAGGCCGGGTCGGGCGCCACCGCGCTTGGCGTGGCGGCGGGGCTGGCGCTGTTCACGATCCTGTTCGGCACCCGCAACCTGGCGGCGGACGAACGTCACCACGGCGTCGTCACCGCCATCGCGCTTGAGGCGGTGGTCAAGCTGCTGGCCTTTCTGGCGTTGGGCGTGTTCGTCGTCTGGGGGCTGGCCGACGGGCCGGCCGACATGCTGGCGCGGATCGCGCGCTCGGCCGAGGACCCGGCCATCGCCGAAGGCTGGCGGTTGCGTCCCGACCGCTGGACCGCGCTGATCGTCGTGTCTGGCGCGGCCGTCGTCACCCTGCCGCGCATGTTCCAGGTGATGGTCGTCGAGGCGGCGGACGCGCAGCGCCTGCACGTCGCGGGCTGGGCGTTTCCGGCCTATCTGTTCGCCATGTCGCTGTTCGTGCTGCCGATCGCGGTGATGGGCCGCGAGTTGCTGCCCGCCGACGCCAACCCCGATTTGTTCGTGCTGACGCTGCCTGCATCTGCCGATCAGGGTTTGCTTGCATTTCTGGTGTTTCTGGGCGGTTTCTCAGCCGCCACATCAATGGTCGTGGTCTGCGCCATCGCGCTGTCCACGATGATCTCGAACCACTGGATCGTGCCGGGTTGGCTGGCGCTGCGGCGGCGACCGTCGGGCGAAGAGACCGAGAATCTGCGCGGCTTCGTGCTGAACGCGCGCCGGCTGTCGATCCTGGCCGTGGTCGGCGCGGGATGGGTGTATCACGAGGCATCGGGGGGCGCGGCGGCGCTGGCCTCGATGGGGCTGGTGGCGTTCACGGGCATGGCGCAGGTGCTGCCGGCGATGCTGGGCGGGCTGTTGTGGCGCGGCGCCAATCGCGGCGGCGCGTATGCCGGGTTCGGGGCGGGGTTCGCCTTGTGGATGATCCTGATCTTCCTGCCCTCCATCGGCGTCGGGAACCCGCCCACTGTGTCGCCGCAGGTGGATTCGCTGGCTTTCAGCATTTTCGTATCCTTGACCGCCAATACGCTGATCTTCATAGGATTTTCGATCTTTGCCTTTCCCGACCCGGTCGAACGTCTTCAAGGCCTGACCTTCGTCAGCGCGGTCGAGCCGATCCGCCACAGCCGCACCATGCGGGGCGAGGATCGGGCCGAACCCCTGCTGGCCATGACCCGCCGCGTCTGGGGCAGCGACGCGGCGCTGCGCTTTTTCCAGGCCGAGGCTGCGGCGCAGGGGAAATCCGGGTATCTGCCCGATCTGACGATGGATTTCGTGACCCGGCTGGAACGCCGGCTTGCCGGTTCCATTGGCGCGGCCACGGCCCATGCGATGGTCGAACGGGTCGCGGGGGGCGGGGCGCTGACCGTGTCGGACCTGTTGCAGGTCGCCGACGAGGCGCAGCGCGCCAAGCAAGAGGCGCAGCGCCTGGAATCCGCCACGACCGAACTGGCCCGCACCGCCACGCAGCTGCGCGAGGCGAATGACAAGCTGACCGCGCTGTCGGTGCAGAAGGACGCGTTTCTCAGCCAGATCAGCCATGAATTGCGCACGCCCATGACCTCGGTCCGCGCGTTCTCCGAGATTCTGATGACGCCGGATCTGTCGGAACAGGATCGCGCGCGGTTCGCCGGCATCATCGCGACCGAGGCGGGCCGGCTGACCCGGTTGCTGGACGATCTGCTGGACCTGTCCGTGCTGGAAAGCGGGCGCGCGCAGCTGAGCGTGTCGGTGGCCAATCTTCACGACCTGATTTCGCGCGCGCTGGACGCGGCCTCTGCCACCCGGCCGGAACGGGTCTTCACCATAGACCGCGACATGCCGGCCGAACATGTCCCGGTGATGACCGATACCGACCGGCTGTTGCAGGTCCTGATCAACGTGATCACCAATTCGCGCAAATACTGCGACGCAGCCCGTCCGGCCCTGAAGATCCGTGTGCAGCGACCGGCCTCGGGCGGCGCGCAGATCGACATCATCGACAACGGCAGCGGGATCGAGGGGTCGCGGCAGGCGCTGATCTTCGAGAAATTCTCGCGCCTGAACGATCCGTCCCGCGCGGGCGGCGCCGGGCTGGGCCTGGCCATCTGCCGCGAGATCATGGAGGTTCTGGGCGGCGGCATCACCTATCTGCCGGGTCAGGGCGGGGCGGCATTCCGCATCACCCTGCCGCGCAGACCGCCCGCCGGGGCCGCCGTCGCGCAGGATCAGGCGCAGCCGTAA
- the tatC gene encoding twin-arginine translocase subunit TatC — protein sequence MASHIPQDDDLDDSSAPLIEHLAELRTRIIWSLLAFIVAMVLCYTVWNPIYNFLTRPICHALELRGQECGLILLKLQEGFFVAIRISLLGGFALAFPIIAFQMWRFVAPGLYRNEKSAFLPFLIASPAMFFLGAAFAYYVILPMAYDFFLGFQQGPLTLPDDGTGAEAPPVDDPMAAIVFQGSVDEYLSLTTKFILAFGLSFQLPVLLTLMGKAGLVTAEGLASVRKYAVVAILMLAAVATPPDVVSQVVLFVVVYGLYEISIQLVRRIQKRREAELRAQGLWVDDDVEEKDDL from the coding sequence TTGGCCAGCCATATCCCCCAGGACGACGATCTCGACGACAGCTCGGCCCCGCTGATCGAACATCTGGCGGAGCTGCGCACCCGGATCATCTGGTCGCTGCTGGCGTTCATCGTCGCGATGGTGCTGTGCTATACCGTCTGGAATCCGATCTACAATTTCCTGACCCGGCCGATCTGCCACGCGCTGGAACTGCGCGGGCAGGAATGCGGCCTGATCCTGCTGAAATTGCAGGAGGGTTTCTTCGTCGCCATCCGCATCTCGCTGCTTGGCGGCTTTGCGCTGGCCTTTCCGATCATCGCCTTCCAGATGTGGCGCTTCGTGGCGCCCGGCCTGTATCGCAACGAGAAAAGCGCCTTTCTGCCGTTCCTGATCGCCTCGCCCGCGATGTTCTTTCTGGGCGCGGCCTTTGCCTATTACGTCATTCTGCCGATGGCCTATGATTTCTTCCTGGGCTTTCAGCAGGGTCCGCTGACGCTGCCCGACGACGGCACGGGGGCCGAGGCGCCGCCGGTGGACGATCCGATGGCCGCGATCGTCTTTCAGGGCTCGGTCGATGAATACCTGTCGCTGACGACCAAGTTCATCCTGGCGTTCGGCCTCAGCTTTCAGTTGCCGGTGCTGCTGACGCTGATGGGCAAGGCCGGGCTGGTCACGGCCGAGGGGCTGGCGTCGGTGCGCAAATACGCGGTCGTCGCGATCCTGATGCTGGCCGCTGTCGCCACCCCGCCCGACGTGGTCAGCCAGGTGGTGCTGTTCGTCGTGGTCTACGGCCTTTACGAGATTTCGATCCAGCTGGTCCGCCGCATCCAGAAACGCCGCGAGGCCGAGCTGCGGGCACAGGGGCTGTGGGTCGATGACGATGTCGAGGAAAAGGATGACCTATGA
- a CDS encoding twin-arginine translocase TatA/TatE family subunit, which translates to MLNNIGLPGLLLIAIVVLVLFGRGKISSLMGEVGKGITAFKRGVKDGTEEIESAVDDDDTRNVPGEKARDVTPHSTDRS; encoded by the coding sequence ATGCTGAACAATATCGGCCTTCCCGGCCTTCTTCTGATCGCAATCGTCGTGCTGGTCCTGTTCGGACGCGGCAAGATCTCGTCGCTGATGGGCGAGGTCGGCAAGGGCATCACCGCGTTCAAAAGGGGCGTCAAGGACGGCACCGAGGAAATCGAAAGCGCGGTCGACGACGACGACACGCGCAACGTGCCCGGCGAAAAGGCGCGCGACGTGACGCCGCACAGCACCGACCGCAGCTGA
- a CDS encoding helix-turn-helix transcriptional regulator gives MTQRGATHVLTGTRIRERRLALSRRQADVARAAGISPAYLNLIEHNRRPVGTDLVRRLAEVLEVPSEELAEGREEARIAALREAAARLPQAAPGPPPELDQAPEFLARFPGWAEALIALSRRSEALERQLVTLSDRMRQDPYLLTTLHEILSAVTSVRSTASILAEERDIPDDWRGRFHGNLDQDSQRLSATAQALVAYLDSFEAEDPIFTPQEEVEAWIAAGAPPIDEAGDLASDAARLLAGAHLARIEEDRARLPDADLTAASAATSDPMQMAAGLGQPLDLVMRRLAQLRPPGFQRAGLLVCDGSGALTLRRPAPGFPLPRPGDACPLWPLYQALAAPQTAMSHVVVAPEGRRFATLSFATRSQPGGTAGPVLSRAQMLILPADGAPSGVAVPEIAIGPSCRICPRTDCAARREPSILLAR, from the coding sequence ATGACTCAGCGTGGCGCCACTCATGTCCTGACCGGAACCCGGATCCGCGAACGCCGTCTGGCGCTGTCGCGGCGGCAGGCCGATGTCGCGCGCGCGGCCGGGATCTCGCCGGCCTATCTGAACCTGATCGAACATAACCGCCGGCCCGTGGGCACCGATCTGGTCCGGCGTCTGGCCGAGGTGCTTGAGGTTCCGTCCGAGGAACTGGCCGAGGGCCGCGAAGAGGCGCGCATCGCCGCGCTGCGCGAGGCCGCGGCCCGGCTGCCGCAGGCCGCGCCCGGACCGCCGCCCGAACTTGACCAGGCACCGGAATTTCTGGCCCGCTTTCCGGGCTGGGCCGAGGCGCTGATCGCGCTGTCGCGGCGGTCCGAGGCGCTGGAACGGCAACTGGTGACGCTGTCAGACCGGATGCGGCAGGACCCCTATCTGCTGACCACGCTGCACGAAATCCTGTCGGCGGTGACCTCGGTCCGCTCGACCGCGTCGATTTTGGCCGAGGAACGCGACATCCCCGATGACTGGCGGGGCCGGTTTCACGGCAATCTGGATCAGGACAGCCAGCGCCTGTCGGCCACCGCGCAGGCGCTTGTCGCTTATCTGGACAGTTTCGAGGCCGAAGACCCGATCTTCACCCCCCAGGAAGAGGTCGAGGCGTGGATCGCCGCCGGCGCGCCGCCCATCGACGAGGCCGGCGATCTGGCCTCGGACGCGGCGCGGCTGCTGGCCGGCGCGCATCTGGCCCGGATCGAGGAAGACCGTGCCCGTCTGCCGGATGCGGACTTGACCGCCGCGTCGGCCGCGACGTCCGATCCGATGCAGATGGCCGCCGGTCTGGGCCAGCCGCTGGATCTGGTCATGCGGCGACTGGCGCAGCTGCGCCCGCCGGGGTTTCAGCGTGCGGGCCTGCTGGTCTGCGACGGCTCCGGCGCGCTGACGCTGCGGCGGCCGGCGCCGGGCTTTCCGCTGCCGCGCCCCGGCGATGCCTGTCCGCTGTGGCCGCTGTATCAGGCGCTGGCCGCGCCCCAGACCGCGATGTCGCATGTCGTCGTCGCACCGGAAGGGCGGCGGTTCGCCACGCTCAGCTTTGCCACGCGCAGCCAGCCCGGCGGGACGGCGGGGCCGGTTCTCAGCCGGGCGCAGATGCTGATCCTGCCGGCCGACGGCGCGCCCTCCGGGGTGGCGGTGCCCGAAATCGCCATCGGCCCGTCCTGCCGCATCTGTCCCCGCACCGATTGCGCGGCGCGGCGCGAACCCTCGATCCTGCTGGCACGCTAG
- a CDS encoding ATP-binding protein, translated as MTYDAPRMKDRADPDDALARIAEALERLAPPPAPVPSFTEATAYVWHPDPDRLHPVRSVNRVDLVQLIGIDRARDTLLTNTLQFARGYGANNALLWGARGMGKSSLVKAVHAEAVSQGLPLVLVEIAREDLASVGRLLDILGRATDRRFLLFADDLSFSHDDTQYKSLKAVLDGGISGRPPNVILYATSNRRHLMPRDMIDNERSTAIQPGEAVEEKVSLSDRFGLWLGFHPCSQDEYLAMVQGYCAAHDLDIPAEELRAQAIEWQATRGGRSGRVAWQFFTDLAGRYGIAV; from the coding sequence ATGACCTATGACGCGCCGCGCATGAAGGACCGCGCTGATCCTGACGATGCGCTGGCCCGGATCGCGGAGGCGCTGGAACGTCTGGCCCCGCCGCCCGCGCCGGTGCCCAGCTTTACCGAGGCCACGGCCTATGTCTGGCATCCCGATCCCGACCGCCTGCACCCGGTCCGGTCCGTCAACCGCGTCGATCTGGTGCAGCTGATCGGCATCGACCGGGCCAGGGACACGCTGCTGACCAACACGCTGCAATTCGCGCGCGGATACGGGGCCAACAACGCGCTTTTGTGGGGCGCGCGGGGGATGGGCAAATCCTCGCTGGTCAAGGCCGTGCATGCCGAGGCGGTGTCGCAGGGATTGCCGCTGGTTCTGGTCGAGATCGCGCGCGAGGATCTGGCTTCGGTCGGACGGCTGCTGGACATTCTGGGCCGCGCGACGGACCGGCGGTTCCTGCTGTTTGCCGACGATCTGTCCTTCAGCCATGACGACACGCAGTACAAATCGCTCAAGGCGGTGCTGGACGGCGGCATCAGCGGCCGCCCGCCCAACGTGATCCTGTATGCCACCTCGAACCGGCGCCACCTGATGCCGCGCGACATGATCGACAACGAACGCTCGACCGCGATCCAGCCCGGCGAGGCGGTCGAGGAGAAGGTGTCGTTGTCGGATCGCTTTGGCCTGTGGCTGGGATTTCATCCCTGCTCGCAGGATGAATATCTGGCGATGGTGCAGGGTTATTGCGCGGCCCACGATCTGGACATCCCGGCCGAGGAATTGCGCGCCCAAGCCATCGAGTGGCAGGCCACGCGCGGCGGCCGGTCGGGCCGCGTGGCGTGGCAGTTCTTTACCGATCTGGCCGGGCGGTACGGCATCGCGGTCTGA
- a CDS encoding DUF2189 domain-containing protein encodes MLGDRDDAPPPPDNPDAHGAIPKVVPPLPRENKRARNLPWQTAFHWLRAGWSDLWHNPVPSLLYGIAVFVVSALIVWLLFRFDLEYALLPALAGFLVVGPLVANGLYEKSRQLEQGDDVTFTQMLFVKPAAGHAALFMGVLLLGLFMLWLRAAVLIWALFFGIAPFPGMDEIISTLFLTPTGWGLLLVGGAVGALFAAFAFAISVFAVPMLLVERTDAMSALGISMAMVWNNRAVMIAWGAIVMVLFGIAIVTALVGLILIFPVLGHATWHAYRAIRADDRQEGETERMFVRPA; translated from the coding sequence ATGCTAGGTGACCGCGACGACGCCCCGCCCCCGCCCGACAACCCGGACGCCCACGGCGCGATCCCCAAGGTCGTCCCGCCGCTGCCGCGCGAGAACAAGCGGGCGCGCAACCTGCCCTGGCAGACCGCGTTCCACTGGCTGCGCGCCGGGTGGTCGGATCTGTGGCACAACCCGGTGCCCAGCCTGCTTTACGGGATCGCCGTGTTCGTCGTCTCGGCGCTGATCGTGTGGCTGCTGTTCCGGTTCGATCTGGAATACGCGCTGCTGCCCGCTTTGGCCGGTTTTCTGGTCGTCGGTCCGCTGGTCGCCAACGGGCTTTACGAAAAAAGCCGTCAGCTGGAACAGGGGGACGACGTCACCTTTACCCAAATGCTGTTCGTCAAGCCCGCGGCAGGTCACGCGGCACTGTTCATGGGGGTGCTGCTGCTGGGGCTGTTCATGCTGTGGCTGCGGGCGGCGGTGCTGATCTGGGCGCTGTTTTTCGGCATCGCACCCTTTCCCGGCATGGACGAGATCATCTCGACCCTGTTCCTGACCCCGACGGGCTGGGGGCTGCTGCTGGTCGGCGGGGCCGTGGGGGCGCTGTTCGCGGCCTTCGCCTTTGCGATCAGCGTCTTTGCAGTGCCGATGCTGCTGGTCGAACGGACCGATGCGATGTCCGCCCTGGGCATCAGCATGGCGATGGTCTGGAACAACCGCGCGGTGATGATCGCGTGGGGCGCCATCGTGATGGTGCTGTTCGGGATCGCCATCGTGACCGCCCTGGTCGGTCTGATCCTGATCTTCCCGGTGCTGGGCCACGCGACCTGGCACGCCTATCGCGCGATCCGCGCCGACGACCGGCAGGAGGGCGAGACCGAGCGGATGTTCGTCCGCCCCGCCTGA
- a CDS encoding cbb3-type cytochrome c oxidase subunit 3: MQISHELLVGIAKSFGLFYLIALSIGITVYAFWPSLGKRFDRAAKSILDDEDGPCR, encoded by the coding sequence ATGCAGATCTCGCACGAGTTGCTGGTGGGCATCGCCAAGTCGTTCGGCCTGTTCTATCTGATCGCGCTGTCGATCGGGATCACGGTCTATGCCTTCTGGCCGTCCTTGGGCAAACGCTTTGACCGGGCGGCGAAAAGCATTCTGGACGATGAGGACGGGCCATGTCGGTAA